The DNA region CACCGGCCACACCTTCGAAGGCGGCAACACCGGCCACCGTCCGTCAGTGAAGGGCGGTTACTTCCCCGTTCCCCCGGTCGACAGCCTGAACGACATCCGCGCTGCCATGGTGATCGCGCTGGAAGAGATCGGCATCCCGGTCGAAGTGCACCACCACGAAGTGGCGAACGCCGGCCAGTGCGAGATCGGCACCAGGTTCAACACGCTGGTACGCCGTGCTGACTGGACCCAGACCCAGAAATATGTGATCCAGAACGTGGCGCACCAGTATGGCAAGACCGCCACCTTCATGCCGAAGCCCATCGTTGGCGACAACGGTTCCGGCATGCACGTGCACCAGTCGATCTGGAAGGGCGGCAAGAACCTGTTCGCAGGCAACGGCTATGCCGGACTGTCCGAGCTGGCGCTGTACTACATCGGCGGTATCATCAAGCACGCCAAGGCGCTGAACGCGATCACCAACCCCGGCACCAACAGCTACAAGCGCCTGGTACCGCACTACGAAGCTCCGGTGAAGCTGGCTTACTCGGCCAAGAACCGTTCCGCCTCGATCCGCATCCCGCACGTCGCCAGCGACAAGGCTCGCCGCATCGAGACCCGTTTCCCGGATCCTTCCTCCAACCCGTACATGTGTTTCGCCGCCTTGTTGATGGCCGGCCTGGACGGCATCCAGAACAAGATCCACCCGGGAGATCCCGCCGACAAGAACCTGTACGACTTGCCGCCGGAAGAAGATGCAAAGATCCCAACCGTGTGTGCATCGCTGGATGAAGCACTGGCAGCGCTGGACAAGGACCGCGAGTTCCTGACCCGCGGCGGGGTGTTCTCCAGCGACTTCATCGATGCCTACATCGACCTGAAGATGGAAGAAGTGAACCGCATCCGCATGACGACCCACCCGGTCGAGTTCGATATGTACTACAGCCTGTAATCCTCATCGATTGCATGCACGGAACGGAGCCCTTGCGGCTCCGTTCCTTTTTCCGGGTGGCCTTTTCAGCACGCAAGCCTTGACCTATACTGCATCCACCCTTTTCCGGACATAACCATGAAATTACGTTACCTGTTCGCCTTGTCCTGTTCGATGTTGCTCGCCGCCGGCGCGCAGGCGGAAATCTACAAGCGCGTGGACGAAAACGGGCATGTCACTTATTCCAGCACCCCCATCAAGGGCGGAAAGAAACTCCATCTGGAACCTCTCCCGACCATGGCCCCGCCGAACAAGGGGGACACGGCGGATTTCCGCGTGAACTCCGAAACACAGAACCGCCGCGACAATGCCCGGCGCAAGATCCTGGAAGACGAGCTTGCCAGCGAGCAGAAGGCGCTGGATGAGGCGCGCGTCAAACTGAAGGAAGGCCAGGACACGCCCGAGGTCTACAAGACCCCAAGCGGCCAGACCTTTCGCAACGTGGCAAAATATGACGAGAAGGTGAGCGCCTTGCAGGAAGAGGTCAGTTCGCACGAGAAGAACGTCGAAGCCCTCAAGACCGAGTTGTCCAACCTCAAATAGTGCTTCGCATGGCATGTTTTCTGCTAGTAGACTGACATGCCTACCCCCTCGCTCCCAACGCTGGAATATCTCTCCACCGCCATCGTCCTGCTGGACGATGAATCGCGCATCGCCTACATCAATCCGGCAGCGGAACACCTGTTCGGTTTAAGCAATACCAACCTGATCGGCCATCCCTTGCAGTATGCCTTTGCGCATACGGAGCAGCTGTTCAGCACCATCCAGGCTGCGCTCGCCAGCCGTGCCAGCCATATCGAGCATGAACTGACGCTGAGCACGCACGCCACCGGCAGCAAGCTGCATCTGAGCTGCACCGCCACACCGCTGCAGTTCCCTCCCTACGCGCTGCTGCTGGAATTCCACACCATGGACCGGCCGCTGAAACTGGCGCGCGAAGAGCAGATGCTGGACCAGACCCAGGCCAATCGCCTGCTGCTGCGCAACCTCGCGCACGAGATCAAGAATCCGCTGGGCGGCATACGCGGAGCGGCGCAGTTGCTGGAGCAGGAACTGGAAAAGCCGGCGTTGCGCGAATATACCCAAGTCGTCATCCAGGAAGCCGATCGCCTGCGCTCGCTGATGGAAAAGCTGCTCACCCCCCAGCATGTGCCCCATTTCAGTGCATTGAACATCCACGAGGTGCTGGAACGGGTCCGCAGTGTGGTGCTCGCCGAGCTGCCCGAAGGATTGGTCATCCAGCGCGACTACGACCTCAGCCTGCCGGAGCTGCATGGCGACAAGGAGCAGCTGATCCAGGTCGTGCTCAACATCGTGCGCAATGCGGCGCAGGCCATGAACGGGAAAGGCCGCATCCTGTTGCGCACGCGCATCACGCGCCAGGTCACGCTGATGAAGAAACTGCATCGCCTGGCAGTGATGGTGCAGATCATCGACAACGGCCCCGGCATTCCCGCCCACCTGCGCGACAAGATCTTCTATCCGCTGGTCTCGGGGCGCGCCGACGGCCACGGACTGGGCCTGACCCTGGCGCAGGATTTCGTCAGCCAGCATCAGGGCAGCATCGAATTCGAAAGCGAACCGGGGCGTACCTGCTTCACCGTGATACTGCCGCTCACACATCTGGGGAAATAACATGGACAAACCTGTCTGGATCATCGACGACGACCGCTCTATCCGCTGGGTGCTGGAAAAGGCGCTCGCCCGCGAAGAGATCGATTACAAGAGTTTCGCCTCCGCCGACGAGGCGCTGGCCGAGTTGCCGGGCAACCTGCCGCAGATGGTCATCAGCGACATCCGCATGCCGGGCAGCTCGGGACTGGAGTTGCTGCAGAAACTGCGCAACGACCATCCCAACCTGCCGGTCATCATCATGACCGCTTACTCCGACCTGGAAAGCGCGGTATCGGCCTTCCAGGGCGGCGCGTTCGAATACCTGCCCAAACCCTTCGATGTGAACCACGCCGTCGAGCTGATCCGCCGCGCACTGGAGCAGAGCCAGCGCAAGAGCACGCACGCCGAAGACGCGCAGGCCGCGCCGGACATCCTCGGCCACGCGCCCGCCATGCAGGAAGTGTTCCGTGCCATCGGCCGTCTCGCCCAATCCAACGCCACCGTGCTCATCAACGGCGAGTCGGGCACCGGCAAGGAGCTGGTCGCGCAGGCCCTGCACCGGCACAGTCCGCGCGCCGACAAACCCTTCGTCGCCATCAACACGGCCGCCATCCCGAAGGACCTGCTGGAATCCGAGCTTTTCGGCCATGAGCGCGGCGCCTTCACCGGCGCCACCACCACGCGCCACGGCCGTTTCGAACAGGCTGAGGGCGGCACCCTGTTCCTGGACGAGATCGGCGACATGCCGGCCGAATTGCAGACGCGCTTGCTGCGCGTGTTGTCGGACGGCAACTTCTACCGCGTCGGCGGCCACCAGCCAATCAAGGCGAACGTGCGCATCATCGCCGCCACGCACCAGAACCTGGACGAACGCGTGAAGCAGGGCCTGTTCCGCGAAGACCTGTTCCACCGCCTCAACGTCATCCGCCTGCGCCTGCCGCCATTGCGCGAACGGCGCGAAGACATCCCGCTGCTGGCGAAATATTTCCTGCAGAAGAGTGCAAAGGAACTGGGGGTCGAGCAGAAGACGCTGAGCGATGCGGCGATCAATTATCTCTCCGCGCAGGACATTCCGGGCAACGTGCGCCAGCTGGAGAACCTGTGCCACTGGCTTACGGTGATGACGCCCACCCGCGTAGTGGAGATCGCCGACCTGCCTTCCGAATGGCGCGACACCCAGGCCAGCACTGCGCTCAACCAGGATTGGCGCAGCGCCCTCGCGCACCAGGTGGCGCTGTCGCTGCAGCGCAACGAGCCGAATATCCTCGACACGCTGACCAAACAATTCGAGAGCACCATCATCACGCAGGCGCTGCAGCACACCGGCGGACGCCGTATCGAGGCCTCCACGCTGCTCGGCATGGGGCGCAACACGCTGACGCGAAAGATCCAGGAGTTAGGGCTGGACGAGGAACACGAGTAGCGCAGCCGGCGCTTGCAGGCTGTGCCTTGCTGCGGCTATTTTCGCCACACCCCTTTTACCGGCGGCACGGTGGCACTCTCGCCCAGGCGCGGCAGGCGGTACATATCCTCGACCGTGCGCAGCAGGTTGTAGTGGTTGATGCGCTGCGCACTCTTGCCGCGCTTGACCATCGCACCGACGAAAAGGGTGGCGACGCGATTGTCCGCCGACCCGTCGTCTTCATCCCAGGTCACGATCAGCAGGCTGTTGTGCTCCATCGCCCATTTTGCGTAGGGTTCGATGTTCTGCTGCAGCCACCCGTCGCCCTGCGCGATGCTGCCATCGTGCATGTCGTTGAGCATATCGGGCACCACCAGCGCCACCGTGGGCAGTTTCGAGAAGTCCTGCGGAAAATCGCCGAACGGCAGATTGTAGGCCGCCAGCTCCCGCCAGTCCGCGGCCGGATTGTGCTTGCGGTAATACGCACCGTAAATGCAATCGTCGGCGCCGGCCCTGGGCAGCGCCCCCGCATAGAGGGCGAAACTCCGCTTTGCGTCCAGCAGGGAGCTGCCCAAATTCTTGCCGACCAGATCCAGCGGGCAGACATTGCTGCTGATGCCGAACGTGGTGCCGGCAAACAGCGCGAGGTAGTTGGGCTGGCTCGGATGGGTGACGCCGTAGGAGCGGGTGAACAATGTGCCGCGTTTGGCCAGCGCATTGATGTAGGCGGCATCGCGATTGCCGATGATCTGCGCGTACGATTTGTTTTCTTCGATCACGATGACGATGTGATCCGGCTGCGGCAGCGCGCCGGCGAACGCCGGCTGTGCCAGCAACAGCATCGGCAACAGCCAGCGCCTGATCATGCCACCTCGGCGATCACCGGCGTGTGATCGGAAGGACGTTCCAGTTTGCGCGGCGCCTTGTCGATGGTACAGGCACTGCATTGCAGCGCATCGCTGACCAGGATGTGGTCGATGCGCAGCCCCATGTTGCGACGGAACGCCATCATGCGGTAATCCCACCATGAATAGCTCTTCTCCGGCTGTTCGAACAGCCTGAAGGCATCGCGCAGGCCCAGATGCAGCAGGGACTGGAAGGACGCCCGCTCCGGCTCGCTGCACAGCACCTGGCCTTGCCAGGCCACCGGGTCGTATACGTCGCGGTCATCCGGCGCGATGTTGTAGTCGCCCAGCAAGGCGAGCCTGGGATACTTTTTCAGTTCGTCCTTCAGCCATGCATTCAGCGCCGCCAGCCACTTGAGCTTGTACTGGTATTTGTCGGAACCGACCTCCTGACCGTTCGGAATGTACACGCACACCACGCGCACGCCGTCGACGGTCGCCGCAATGACGCGCTTCTGCTCGTCCTCGAAACCGGGCATGCCGCACTGCACGTCGCTGGCCGGCTGGCGGCTCAGGATGGCCACGCCGTTGTAGGTCTTCTGCCCGCTGAACAGGCTGTGATAACCCGCCGCCTGCAATTCGGCATGCGGGAAATTCTTGTCCTCGGTCTTGGTTTCCTGCAGGCACACCACATCCACCGGGTTCGCCGCCAGCCATTCCTGCAGATGCGGCAGGCGCACCTTCAGCGAGTTGACGTTCCAGGTCGCCAGTCTCATTGCGCGGGCTGTGCTGCCGGCGGAGCGGCGGGACGCGGTGGACGGTAGGTCAGCACGCTCTTGGGGTAACCGGCAAAATCCAGCTCCTTGTTCCACTGCTCTGCCTGCACGCCCTTGAGCCAGGTCTTGCCGATGCTGAGCGCCGGCAGCTGGTTGTCGCCGGAATCCTTGCGGAATGCATTCATATCTTCCTGCGTCACCAGGCTCTTATCGGTGAACGGGACACCGCGCTTGACCAGCAGGTCGCGTGCTTGTTCGCAAAGCGCGCCGCAATCCGGGAAGGTATACAACGTGACGGGGAAGTTCTGCATCGCGCGCTGCGTTTCGTAAGGCAGCTCTTCGCCGGGCTGGGGCTCCTTGCCGAGCTTCAGTTCTTCCACATCCTCGGAGCCTTGCAGCGGCCTGTCGCTGTAATGCACCTTGCCGCTGCTGTCGACCGAACGGTACAACTCGCCGGCCTGTGCATTCGTGACAATCAGCAACCCCACCAACAGGAAATACCTTTTCATCATTGCCCCCTTTGCCTATTCCGTCGCCAATCCATTGTGCCGCAGCAGCGCATCGATCTTCGGTTCGCGCCCGCGGAATGCGATGAACGAATCCATCGCGTCGCGGCTGCCGCCCACCGCCAGGATCTCCTGGCGGAAGTGGCTGCCTGTGGCCGCATCCAGTACGCCGTTTTCCTCGAACAGGCTGTATGCATCCGCCGACAGCACTTCTGCCCACTTGTAGCTGTAATAGCCTGCCGCATACCCGCCGGCGAAGATGTGCGAGAAGCTGTTCTGGAAGCGGTTGAACGCGGGCGGGATGAGCACGGCCACTTCTGCGCGTACCTCGTCCAGCATTTGCTGGATGCTTTGCTTGCCCGCAGCATCATAATCGCTGTGCAAACGCAGGTCGAACAGCGAGAACTCGATCTGGCGCAGCATCTGCAGCCCGCTCTGGAAGTTCTTGGCCGCGATCATCTTGTCATACAGGCTGCGCGGCAGCTTTTCCCCGCTGTCCGCATGGCGCGTCATGCCTTGCAGCACATCCCATTCCCAGCAGAAGTTTTCCATGAACTGGCTGGGCAACTCGACCGCATCCCATTCCACGCCGCTGATACCGGACACGCCGAGTTCCTCGACCTGGGTCAGCAGGTGATGCAGGCCATGCCCGAACTCGTGGAACAAGGTGATGACCTCGTCATGCGTGAACAGTGCCGGACGACCGCCTACCGGCGCCGCGAAGTTGCAATTGAGGTAGGCCACCGGGGTCTGGATGCCCCTGGCCGTGCGGCGCCTTGTGATGGCGTCGTCCATCCAGGCACCGCCGCGCTTGCTGGCGCGCGCGTACAGGTCGAGATAGAACTGGCCGACCAGGACATCCTGGCCGTCGCGGATGTCGAAGAAGCGCACCGCTTCATGCCAGACCGGCGCAGCCGATGGCCTGACCTTGAGTCCGAACAGCGCTTCGACCAGCCCGAACAGCCCCGCGAGCACCGCATCCTCGGGAAAGTATTGCTTGACCTCCTGCTCGGAGAACGCGTAGCGCTGCTGGCGCAGCTTCTCGCTTGCATAGCCGATGTCCCACGCCTCCATTTTTTTCATGCCCAGATTCGTTTCCGCGAACGCACGCAATTCCTGCAGGTCCTTTTCCGCGAACGGCCTGGCCCGGCGGGCGAGCTCATGCAGGAATTCGGCCACCTGCGCCGGCGTTTCCGCCATCTTGCTGGCCAGCGACAGTTCGGCGTAATTGGCGAAACCCAGCATGCGCGCCTCCTCGCCGCGCAGCAGCAGGATCTGCGACATCAGCGGCGTGTTGTCCCAATCAGCTTTGGCTCCTTCCGCCAACTGTTCGCTGGCCCGCGTGGTGTAGGCGCGGTACATGCGTTCGCGCAAGGCGCGGTTGTCGGCATACTGCATCACCGGCCCATAGGAAGGCGCCTTCAGCGTGAACAGCCAGCCTTGTCTTCCGGCCTGCTGCGCAGCCTCGGCAGCGACCTGCCGCTCATCCGGCGGGATCCCGGCGATCTCTGCCTCGCTCTCCACCACGCAGGTGTAGGCATTGGTGGCATCCAGCAGGTTGTCGGAGAATTTCGAGCAGAGTGCAGAAAGCTCCTCCTGTATCGCCATGAACCTGGCTTTCTGCTCTTCCGGCAGTTCGGCGCCGCCGAGACGGAAATCGCGCAGCTCGTTCTCGATGACCTTCTTCTGCGCGGCGTTCAGCTGCACATAACCGCCGCCTTCGCGGATCGCCTTGTATTTCCTGTAGAGCGCAAGGTTCTGCGACAGCTCGGCGTAGTACTGCGTGACCTTGGGCAGGTTAGCGTTATATACCTCGCGCAGCTCGGGCGCGTTCATCACCATGTTGAGATGGCCGACCTGTCCCCAGGCGCGCGTCAGGTGCTCGTTGGCATCCTCGAACGGCTGCACGAAATTTCCCCAGGTGGGCGGAACATCCGCCGCAAGCAGCTGCTCGACCAGCGCGCGGTTGCGCGCCAGCAGCTCGTCGACGGCGGGGGTGACGTGTTCGGGTTTGATCTCCGCAAAGCGCGGCAGGCCAGAAAAATCAAGCAATGGATTCATTTAACAACTACCTGGTTGAATATGCGACATGACCTTCGACGATGGTGTGGTGCACCTTGCCTTGCAGGGTGTAGCCGTTGAATGGCGTGTTCTTGCCCTGGCTCTTCAGCGCGGCCGGCTCGATCTTCCAGGCGGCGGCGGGGTCGAACACGCAGACATCGGCATGGGCGCCGACCGACAGGTGGCCCATCTTCACGCCCAGCAGTTGCGCAGGATTGATGGTCACGCGGGCCAGCGCATCCAGCAGCGGTATCTTTTCCTCATCCGCCCATTTCAGCATCAGCGGCAGCAGCAGCTCCATGCCGGTCGCACCGGCTTCGGCCTCGGCGAACGGCAGTTGCTTGGCGTCCTCGTCCACCGGCGAGTGGTTGGAGCAGATCGCGTCGATGGTCCCGTCGAGCAGTCCGGCGCGCAACGCCGCCTTGTCCCGCTGGTTGCGCAGCGGCGGTATCAGGTGGCAGTTGGCGTCGAAGAATCCGATATCCATCTCGGACAGGTGCACGTGGTTCATCGATACGTCGCAGGTGACCGCCAGCCCCTGGCGCTTGGCGGCACGCACCAGCTCCACGCCTTCGGCGCTGGAAATGCGGCAGATGTGCAGCTTCGCGCCGGTCTCGCGCGCCAGCTGCAGCATGGTCGCCAGGGCGATGGTTTCCGCTGCTACCGGGATTGCCGGCAAACCCAGGCGCGTTGCCACTTCGCCGTCGTGCGCCACGCCGTCCTTGGCCAGGAACGCATCCTGCGGGCGCAGCCATACGCGATAGCCGAAGGTCGCCGCGTACTGCATCGCGCGCATCAGCACGCGCGTGTCGGTGAGCGGCGTGTCGGCCTGGCTGAACGCCTTGCATCCGGCTTCCGTCAGCTCAACCATCTCGGTCAGTTCAGCGCCCTGCAGGCCGTAGGTCAATGCACCGACCGGGAACACGCGTGCCTGGTTGAGCGAGCGGGCGCGATGCTTGAGCATCTCCACCAGCCCCGGTTCGTCCAGCGGCGGATCGGTGTCCGGCGGACAGGCCAGCGAAGTCACCCCGCCCGCCATCGCGGCATCCATCTCCGACTCCAGCGTGGCCTTGTATTCGTAACCCGGTTCGCGCAGGCGCGCGGCCACATCCACCAGGCCGGGGATCACGATCAGGCCGGAGGCGTCGATCACCTGTGCGGCGACGAAACCTTGCGGGGCCTTGCCGATGGCGGCGATATGCTTGTCCGCGATGAACACGTCCTGCTTGGCATCGATTTTGTTGTACGGGTCGATCAGGCGACCGTTCTTGATATGGATGTTCATTGTTTGCTCCCTGCCAGCGTGCTCATCACCGCCATGCGCACCGCGATACCGAACGTGACCTGCGGCAGGATGACGGATTGCGCGCCGTCGGCCACGCTGGAGTCGATCTCCACGCCGCGGTTCATCGGCCCCGGATGCATCACGATGGCATCGCTCCTGGCCAGCGCCAGCCGCTCCTGCGTCAGGCCGTAATATTTGAAATACTCCTGCGCCGACGGCAGCAATGCACCCTGCATGCGTTCGTTCTGCAGGCGCAGCATCATCACCACGTCGACGTCCTTCAATCCCTGCGCCATGTCGTGGTAGACCCGCACGCCGAGCTTCTCGACATGCGTCGGCAGCAGGGTCTTCGGTGCGACCACGCGCACCTCCGGCACGCCCAGGGTGGTCAGCGCGTGGATCTGCGAACGCGCCACGCGAGAATGCAGGATGTCGCCGACGATGGCGACGCGCAGGTTGTGGAAATCCTGCTTGTAATGGCGGATGGTGAACATGTCGAGCAGTGCCTGCGTCGGGTGCGCATGGCGGCCGTCGCCGGCGTTGATGACATGGATGCTGGGCGCGACATGCTTGGCAATCAGGTGCGCGGCACCGCTGGTGGAGTGCCGCACCACGAACATGTCGGCATGCATGGCACACAGGTTGTCCACCGTGTCCAGCAGCGTCTCGCCCTTGCTGGTGGAGGACGAGCCGATGTTCAGGTTGACCACGTCGGCCGACAGTTTCTTGGCGGCGATCTCGAAGGTGGTGCGGGTGCGGGTGCTGTTCTCGAAGAAGATGTTGAACACCGACTTGCCGTGCAGCAGCGGGACTTTCTTGATCTCGTGCCCTTCAGCCAGGCTCACGAATCCGGAAGCCTTGTCCAGGATGTCGCGCAGGATGCGGACAGGCAGGCCTTCGGTGGTCAGCAGGTGCTGCAGCTCGCCGTTCTTGTTCAGTTGTGGATTATTCATGCGTAGATTCCAGCGCTGGGTTCATCAAAATACGCTTGCAGTATCTGCTGCGCGGCATACTGGTCGATCAGGGGCTTCTGTTTCCTGCCATGTATCCCTGCCTCGTCCAGCGCTGAGCTCGCGGCGGCAGAAGTATAACGCTCATCCACCAGCAGGGTGGGCAGATTGAAGCGGCCTTTCAGGCGATTGGCGAAGCGGCGGCACAATGCGGTCAACTCGTGCGGAGTACCGTCGTCGTTGCAGGGCAGGCCGACCACCAGCGCGGCCGGCTGCCATTCGGCAAGCAGCGCCGCGATGGCGGCGAAACGCGTCTCGTTCTTTTCGTCGTCGATGGTGGCAAGCGGGCGGGCGGTGCCGGAAAAGGTGCTGCCGACCGCGATGCCGATGCGTCTGGTGCCAAAATCGAAAGCGAGCAGCGTGCCGGAGGGAGTGGGGTTCATGCCGTCAGGCATGCCCGGCCTCGTCCGACAGCGATGCAAAATCGATTCCCAGCAGCGCCATCGCGGCCGGCAGCCGTTCTTCGGCCGGCAGTTCGAACAGGATGTGCTCGTTGGCGGGCACGCTGAGCCAGGCGTTATCGGCCAGCTCCTGTTCCAGCTGCCCTTCCGACCAGCCCGCATATCCCAGCGTCACCAGCAGGTGCTGCGGGCCCTGCCCCTCGCCCACCGCCTGCAGAATATCCTTGGAAGTGGTAAGGGCGATATTGTCGTTGACCTGCAGCGTCGATTGCCACTGGCCGACCGTGTCGTGCAGCACGAAACCGCGGTCGGTCTGCACCGGGCCGCCGAAATGCACCAGCACGTCCTCCAGTTCGGTCGGTTTCAGCGGCATGTTGATCTGCGCAAACAGCTCGCTCAGGGTCAGGCTGATCGGGCGGTTCACCACAATGCCCATCGCCCCCTGCTCGTTGTGCTCGCACACGTAGGTGAGGGATTTGGCAAAGAAGGGATCTGTCATCGCCGGCATAGCGATCAGGAAGTGATTCGTGAGATTGAACTCGGCCATGGCGCTATTGTAATCGCTTGGCGCCCTAATCTCAATTTGGCGGGTGCGTCATTTGCCGATCAGGCGGGCGATGTTGTCCAGCAGCTCTTCTTCCTGGTAGGGCTTGCCCATGTATTCGTTCACGCCCAGCTCCAGTGCGTAACGGCGATGCTTGTCGGCGGTGCGCGAGGTGATCATGATGATCGGCAGATCCTGCATCTTGGCATCCTGGCGCAGGCGCTTGGTGAGCTCGAATCCGTCCATGCGCGGCATCTCCACGTCCAGCAGCATCACATCCGGTGCGACGTCGGCCAGCTGTTCCAGCGCATCCACGCCGTCCTTCGCGGTCACGACCTGGTAGCCCGAACGCGCCAGCAGGCGGCTGGTGATCTTGCGCACGGTGAGCGAATCGTCCACCACCATGACCAGCGGCGCCTGGTGCACGGCCTCCGCAGCCGCCTTGGCGATCTTGCGCGTCACCGCAATGCGCTGGGTGAAGGCAACCGGGTTGATGATGAGGATCACCGTACCGTTGGCGGACACGGTCGCCCCTGCGATGCCGGGCAGGCGCGCCAGTTGCGGACCGATGTTCTTGACCACCACCTCCTGGTTGCCGAGCAGCTCATCGACATGCACCGCGATCCGCTTGTCGCCGGCGCGCAGCAGCAGCACCGGGTTATGCGGCTGCGCCTCGATCTCGGCATCGTCCTCGCCCAGCAGGTGCGCCAGGAAATGCAGCGGGTAGCGCGCGCCCTGCCACTCGATGTATTGTTGCTTGTAAACCGCATCCAGCGCCGACGGCTTGAGCTGCTGCACGTTCTCCACCATGTTCGAGGGCAGCGCATATGTCTGCTGCCCGGCGCGCACCAGCAACGTCTTGGTCACGGCCAGGGTCAGCGGCAGATGGATGGAAAAGTGCATGCCATGGCCGGGATTGGAGGCCACATCGATACGCCCCCCCAGTGCAGTGATCTCGCTGCGCACCACATCCAGCCCGACGCCGCGCCCGGAGATCTCGGTCACTTCCTGCGCCGTGGAAAGTCCCGGCGTGAAAATCAGCTGCATCGTCAGCTCGTCGCTGATCTCCTCGCCTTCCTGCAACACCCCCGATTCGACCGCCTTTTGCCGCACGCGCGCGATATTCAGACCGGCACCGTCGTCGCTGAGCTCGAACACCACTTCGTTGCTTTCCTGCCGCAAGGACAGGCGGATCTCGCCGGTCGGCTCCTTGCCGGCCCGTACACGCTGCTCCGGCATCTCCAGGCCGTGCGCAACGGCGTTGCGCAGCAGGTGTTCGAACGGGGCGGTCATCTTTTCCAGCACGCTGCGATCCAGCTCGACCTCGGTGCCGGACAGTTCGAGGTTGGTGCGCTTGCCGAGTTCCTTGCCGGTCTGGCGCACGATGCGGTACAGCCGTTCGCCGATGCTGGCGAACGGCACCATGCGGATCGCCATCAGGCCCTGCTGCAGATCGCGGTTGAGGTGCGCCTGCGCATTGAGGGCCGACTCGGTCACCGCCAGGTTCTTCAGCAACGTCTGCTGCACGGTCTGCACGTCGTGCACGCTCTCGTTCATGAAGCGCGTGAGCTCCTGGAAGCGGGTGAAGCGGTCGAACTCCAGCGGGTCGAATTTTTCGGCACTCTCGCCGCTGACCGCGATGCGCGCCTGCATCTGGCCTTCCGCATGGATCTCGATCTCACGCAGCTGTTTACGCAGCCGGTTCACGCTGTCGGTCAAGTCCAGCACGCTGTTCTTGAGTGCGCCCAGTTCCATCTCGGCACGCGAGCGCGCCACGCTGACTTCGCCCGCCTCGTTGACCAGCCGGTCCACCGTGTCGGAGCGGACACGCAGCAATGCCGCCTGCATGGCGCGCTCGGCACCGATCTCCAGCGTCTGCGCTGGAATGGCCTGGGCGGCTTGAACCTGTGCCTGCGGCTGTACCGCACCGGCTGCGGCCGGCTGTTCGACGGCCACCGCCGCTGGCGGATGCTGCAGCTGTTCGATGGCGTTGCCGATGCGATCCAGGTAATTGTCCAGTTCGCTCCATAGCTCGGCGTTGAGCTCGCCTCTCGCCATGGCCCTTTCCACACGGTCTTCCACGCGGTGCGTCAGCTCGCCCAGGCGCATCGCGCCCGCCATGCGGGCGCTGCCTTTCAGGGTATGCAGGCTGCGCTGCAGGTTGCGTCCCTGCTGTGCATCGCCCGGCTGCTCGCGCCAGGCGCGCAGGGTGGTGCCGATCTGCGGATACAGTTCGTGTGCTTCTTCGAGGAAGATCGGCAGCAGCTGCTCGTCCACCTCGTCGTGCACTTCGCGTTCTTTATGCGGCACAGGCTGGATGTGTTCTTCCACGTCCGCCGGCGCGGCCTGTTCGGTCTCGGCCTTCGCCACGGGCGGCTCGACGGGTTCCACCGCGCCCTGTGGCGGCAGCATGTCCAGTGCGATCTCGGCAACCGCTGACGGTTCCGTTTCACCAGCGGCAAGCTCCGGCTCGAAAACGGGCAACTCCAGTGCCGGCGGCGCGGCGGACCCCA from Sideroxyarcus emersonii includes:
- the ntrC gene encoding nitrogen regulation protein NR(I), which translates into the protein MDKPVWIIDDDRSIRWVLEKALAREEIDYKSFASADEALAELPGNLPQMVISDIRMPGSSGLELLQKLRNDHPNLPVIIMTAYSDLESAVSAFQGGAFEYLPKPFDVNHAVELIRRALEQSQRKSTHAEDAQAAPDILGHAPAMQEVFRAIGRLAQSNATVLINGESGTGKELVAQALHRHSPRADKPFVAINTAAIPKDLLESELFGHERGAFTGATTTRHGRFEQAEGGTLFLDEIGDMPAELQTRLLRVLSDGNFYRVGGHQPIKANVRIIAATHQNLDERVKQGLFREDLFHRLNVIRLRLPPLRERREDIPLLAKYFLQKSAKELGVEQKTLSDAAINYLSAQDIPGNVRQLENLCHWLTVMTPTRVVEIADLPSEWRDTQASTALNQDWRSALAHQVALSLQRNEPNILDTLTKQFESTIITQALQHTGGRRIEASTLLGMGRNTLTRKIQELGLDEEHE
- a CDS encoding DUF4124 domain-containing protein, coding for MKLRYLFALSCSMLLAAGAQAEIYKRVDENGHVTYSSTPIKGGKKLHLEPLPTMAPPNKGDTADFRVNSETQNRRDNARRKILEDELASEQKALDEARVKLKEGQDTPEVYKTPSGQTFRNVAKYDEKVSALQEEVSSHEKNVEALKTELSNLK
- the glnA gene encoding type I glutamate--ammonia ligase; the protein is MSKTAADVLKLVKEQGIKFVDFRFTDTKGKEQHVGVPVSHFDADKFESGHAFDGSSIAGWKGIQASDMLLMPDPESAYVDPFYDEPTLVLTCDVIEPTDGKGYDRDPRSIAKRAEAYLKSSGIGDTAYFGPEPEFFIFDSVQWHVDMSGCGVKINSEEGAWATGHTFEGGNTGHRPSVKGGYFPVPPVDSLNDIRAAMVIALEEIGIPVEVHHHEVANAGQCEIGTRFNTLVRRADWTQTQKYVIQNVAHQYGKTATFMPKPIVGDNGSGMHVHQSIWKGGKNLFAGNGYAGLSELALYYIGGIIKHAKALNAITNPGTNSYKRLVPHYEAPVKLAYSAKNRSASIRIPHVASDKARRIETRFPDPSSNPYMCFAALLMAGLDGIQNKIHPGDPADKNLYDLPPEEDAKIPTVCASLDEALAALDKDREFLTRGGVFSSDFIDAYIDLKMEEVNRIRMTTHPVEFDMYYSL
- a CDS encoding alkaline phosphatase family protein; translation: MIRRWLLPMLLLAQPAFAGALPQPDHIVIVIEENKSYAQIIGNRDAAYINALAKRGTLFTRSYGVTHPSQPNYLALFAGTTFGISSNVCPLDLVGKNLGSSLLDAKRSFALYAGALPRAGADDCIYGAYYRKHNPAADWRELAAYNLPFGDFPQDFSKLPTVALVVPDMLNDMHDGSIAQGDGWLQQNIEPYAKWAMEHNSLLIVTWDEDDGSADNRVATLFVGAMVKRGKSAQRINHYNLLRTVEDMYRLPRLGESATVPPVKGVWRK
- the glnL gene encoding nitrogen regulation protein NR(II), with protein sequence MPTPSLPTLEYLSTAIVLLDDESRIAYINPAAEHLFGLSNTNLIGHPLQYAFAHTEQLFSTIQAALASRASHIEHELTLSTHATGSKLHLSCTATPLQFPPYALLLEFHTMDRPLKLAREEQMLDQTQANRLLLRNLAHEIKNPLGGIRGAAQLLEQELEKPALREYTQVVIQEADRLRSLMEKLLTPQHVPHFSALNIHEVLERVRSVVLAELPEGLVIQRDYDLSLPELHGDKEQLIQVVLNIVRNAAQAMNGKGRILLRTRITRQVTLMKKLHRLAVMVQIIDNGPGIPAHLRDKIFYPLVSGRADGHGLGLTLAQDFVSQHQGSIEFESEPGRTCFTVILPLTHLGK